From Faecalicatena sp. Marseille-Q4148:
GCATATGTCCAAATGCCTGAACTGCATCTGTATGGAAAAGAATGCCATGATCTTTCGCAATCTTGCCAATTTCTTTAATCGGCTGCACGGTTCCGATTTCATTGTTAGCATACATAATCGAAATCAAAATCGTATCCGGTCTAATAGCTTTTTCTAATTCATCCAGACGTACCATACCAAATTCATCCACGTCAAGATAGGTAACTTCAAATCCTTTTTTCTCCAGATATTCACACGTATGCAGCACTGCATGATGTTCCATCTTTGATGTAATGATATGGCGTCCCTTGCTCTCATAGGCCTCTGCCGTTGCTTTCAGCGCCCAGTTATCTGCCTCTGTTCCGCCTGCCGTAAAATAGATTTCGTTTTCCTTAGCTCCGATTGCTTCTGCAATTATTTCTTTCTGTTTCATCACTGCTGTTTTATTTTTTGCCGCAAAGCTGTATACACTTGATGGATTCCCATATAATTCTGTAAAATATGGCAGCATTGCCTGGACAACTTCAGGAGCTGTCTTTGTTGTTGCCGCATTATCAAGATATAATAATTTCTCCATTTTCATATCCCCCTTTTATTTTATTCTTTCTGCCGGTATTCGCTGTCCACAGCAGGAACACAGTTCCTTGCTTTCTCGTACAAGCTGATCCAGCTTTATTTCATTTACTGTCTGAGTAATACTTTCATTAATTTTCTGCCAGACATATTTTGTCACACAGCGGTCAGCTGTATCACATCCTACTTCCGGATGCAGTCCTCCGCATTCTACCGCTTCAAGACTTCCTTCCAGAGCTCTTAAAATATCCCCCACAGAAATATCCGCCGCTGCTTTGTTCAAAACATAACCGCCTCCGGCCCCACGGATACTTTTGATCAGACCTGCTTTTCTAAGGAGCGACATCAGCTGTTCCAGATAACGCTCTGAAATTTCCTGCCTTGCCGCAATACTGCTGATAGATACCGGTTCTTCTTCACTGTACTGAGCCAGATCGATCATCGCTCTTAATCCATATCGTCCTTTTGTAGATAGTTTCAACTGATCACCTTCTTTTTAATTCCTACTTTTTTACTAGGATTTCCATTGCTAGAATAACATTACTATTTTGTTCTGTCAAGAGATTTTCTGGAATAAGCTTTATAAACAGCACTATTAGGAGTTTTTATGTCCAAAACACAATCTATTATCAGAGGAACGCTTATCCTTACCCTTGCCGGAATTCTCACACGGCTCATTGGTTTTTATTACCGTATCTTTCTAAGTCATACCTTCGGCGAAGAAGCTGTCGGACTTTATCAGCTCATCTTCCCCGTGTATGCTCTTTTCTTTTCTCTTACCTGTGCCGGTATCCAAACTGCCATTTCTCGTCTTACAGCGCGCTATACAGCTGTCGGAAAGTCTCTTCAGGCAGTTCGCTGTCTTATGACCGGTCTTATTATCTCGTGCACACTTTCTATCCTGTGCATGATTTTTCTGCAACAAACTTCCCCGGTAATCGCCCTGCATTTTCTCGGTGATCAGCGCTGCGCTCCTCTTTTATACGCAATGGCATATGCTTTTCCTTTTGGAGCTGTTCACAGCAGCCTCTGTGGATATTATCTCGGACAACGCCGGACAAACGTACCTGCTTTTTCTCAACTTCTTGAACAACTCGCCCGCGTCAGCACCGTTTTTCTCCTGTGCCATTTTACCCTTAGACAGCATTTCACTCCAAACATTGTATTTGCAGTTCTTGGTCTTACCGCAGGAGAAATGATTTCTTCCTTTTATGCCGTCTTTTATTTTCTTACCGAACAGCGTCAACAGGCAGAACTGCGCCCTGCAGTCCGCGGAATGTTTCAGCCCTTTAAAAGCCTTATGCAGCTTGCCATACCACTGAGCACAAGCCGCATCTTATTAAATCTTTTACAAAGCATCGAAGCCGTCTCTATTCCGCACAGTCTAAAGGTATATGGATTAACCACTGCCGAAGCACTCTCTGTCTATGGCGTTCTAACCGGTATGGCACTCCCATGTATTCTTTTCCCTTCAGCTGTAACTAATTCCATGTCTTCTATGTTGATGCCAACTGTAGCTGAGTTACAGGCTTCTAAGAACCAAACAGCTCTGCATAGACTTGTTTCTAAAGTAGTCTTCTTCTGTATCTTTATCGGAATCATATGCTGTACCGGTTTCCTTCTTGCAGGAAATGTGATCGGGCAAGTCCTATTCCACAGCTCTCTTGCAGGAACTTTCATCGTAACGCTTGCCTGGATCTGCCCATTTCTTTACTTAAACACTGCTCTTTTGAGTATTTTAAACGGATTGGGAAAAACATCATCCACACTGCTCATCAACATGGTCGGACTCACTGTCAGAATCATCAGCGTCTATCTGATTATTCCCTTTTGCGGCATCCTGGGATATTTATGGGGATTGCTTTTAAGCCAAATACTTATTACCCTTTCTTCTTTTTTTCTTTTAAAACGGATATCGTAATCCAAAATACAATATGTTCCAGGCACATCACATAAAAAGGAGACAGAAGCTGCTGTAATATCAGCATTTCCTCTGTCTCCCTTTTTTAACCAAGAAGTCGAATAAATAACTTCATGATATCTGGATTTACATAAGCTTCCATAAAAATCCCTATCAGAAATATCCCTCCCACCGTCGTACTCTTCCATATATTCCACCGGATCTGCGGATAGCCATACAAATACCAAAGTAATATGGCGTATCCAAATCCATAAGCAATCATATGCGGAAACATTCCAGCTATGCAGATAAGCATTCCTTTCATCCCAAGATTCAAAACTGCCGCCACCGCCACAATCCCTCCGCTAAAGCCTGTCCAGAGCAGAAAAACCGCAGCAGCACTGCTTTTGAATCTGCTGCATCCTGCTATTGCCAGCAACGACAGTGGAAAGAGACGGAGCTGTAAAAGATAAAAGAAATATTCCTTCACATTAATTTCTGTCTGCATATACTGTCTAAGAAAATATTCCTGAAAAATTCCGGAAGAATCCGGGGTGTTTCCTCCGACAATATTGGCATATAGAATTCCGACAAAAAACCCCGCCATATAATAGAGCAAAAGCTGCTTCTTTGACTTTCGTATCTTCATAGGACTCCCTCCCATCTGTTGATACTATATATATGCCGAGGTTATTGTTTTATTCAAGTTTATTCTGCATGATATTTTGCATCGTATGCAAGAATAGCCGCAATCGTTTTACTGTCTTCAATTTCCTGATTCAAAATCTTTTCTTTCAGTTCTTCTATCGTATAGGCTTCCACATCAATGTACTCATCCGCATCCAGATGTTGTTTTGATGGAATCAGATTTCTCGCTGTAAAAATCTCAATTTTTTCATTACAAAGCGCCACTGTCGTACGAATGGTAATCAGTTTTTCCAGATTTTCCGAGCGATACCCTGTCTCCTCTTCCAGCTCACGGCTCGCACAGACAATTCCCGGCTCGTCAATGCTATCAAGTTTCCCCGCCGGAATCTCAATTGTCTCCCGATCGATCGCATTTCGAAATTGACGTACCATCAAAATCTTCCCATCCTCTCTTACCGGCACCACCGCGGCAGCACCATTGTGATGGATAAAATCATAGTGAACTGTTTTGCCGTCCGGTGTCAGCATCGTATCATCGTAAACATCCAGCACAGCTCCTCGATACGCTAAATCTCTTTTAATTCGTTTCACAGAATCCATTCTTCTCCCTCCAATCTGTTT
This genomic window contains:
- a CDS encoding Rrf2 family transcriptional regulator, yielding MKLSTKGRYGLRAMIDLAQYSEEEPVSISSIAARQEISERYLEQLMSLLRKAGLIKSIRGAGGGYVLNKAAADISVGDILRALEGSLEAVECGGLHPEVGCDTADRCVTKYVWQKINESITQTVNEIKLDQLVRESKELCSCCGQRIPAERIK
- a CDS encoding polysaccharide biosynthesis protein; the encoded protein is MSKTQSIIRGTLILTLAGILTRLIGFYYRIFLSHTFGEEAVGLYQLIFPVYALFFSLTCAGIQTAISRLTARYTAVGKSLQAVRCLMTGLIISCTLSILCMIFLQQTSPVIALHFLGDQRCAPLLYAMAYAFPFGAVHSSLCGYYLGQRRTNVPAFSQLLEQLARVSTVFLLCHFTLRQHFTPNIVFAVLGLTAGEMISSFYAVFYFLTEQRQQAELRPAVRGMFQPFKSLMQLAIPLSTSRILLNLLQSIEAVSIPHSLKVYGLTTAEALSVYGVLTGMALPCILFPSAVTNSMSSMLMPTVAELQASKNQTALHRLVSKVVFFCIFIGIICCTGFLLAGNVIGQVLFHSSLAGTFIVTLAWICPFLYLNTALLSILNGLGKTSSTLLINMVGLTVRIISVYLIIPFCGILGYLWGLLLSQILITLSSFFLLKRIS
- a CDS encoding stage II sporulation protein M — protein: MKIRKSKKQLLLYYMAGFFVGILYANIVGGNTPDSSGIFQEYFLRQYMQTEINVKEYFFYLLQLRLFPLSLLAIAGCSRFKSSAAAVFLLWTGFSGGIVAVAAVLNLGMKGMLICIAGMFPHMIAYGFGYAILLWYLYGYPQIRWNIWKSTTVGGIFLIGIFMEAYVNPDIMKLFIRLLG
- a CDS encoding NUDIX hydrolase, which gives rise to MDSVKRIKRDLAYRGAVLDVYDDTMLTPDGKTVHYDFIHHNGAAAVVPVREDGKILMVRQFRNAIDRETIEIPAGKLDSIDEPGIVCASRELEEETGYRSENLEKLITIRTTVALCNEKIEIFTARNLIPSKQHLDADEYIDVEAYTIEELKEKILNQEIEDSKTIAAILAYDAKYHAE